One stretch of Candidatus Baltobacteraceae bacterium DNA includes these proteins:
- a CDS encoding Hsp20/alpha crystallin family protein, which yields MHEDRFFELARRWRSGRFNPNTDVFFDGESQRIVVQVELAGADPESLTVSADETSLYITGHRLDHSAEACRTLSILQKEIEYGEFAARIPLPNPIDVNEATATYNDGILTITLPIAVREPRALRTELRVTVRKITI from the coding sequence ATGCACGAAGACCGATTTTTTGAGCTGGCGCGCCGTTGGCGCTCGGGGCGATTCAACCCCAATACGGACGTCTTTTTCGACGGGGAGTCACAGCGGATCGTCGTCCAGGTCGAACTGGCCGGAGCCGATCCCGAGAGTCTGACCGTCTCGGCCGACGAGACCTCTCTCTATATAACGGGCCACCGGCTGGACCACTCCGCCGAGGCCTGCCGGACGCTCTCCATCCTTCAAAAGGAAATCGAGTACGGCGAGTTTGCCGCGCGCATCCCGCTGCCGAACCCGATCGACGTCAACGAAGCGACCGCCACTTATAACGACGGCATCCTAACGATCACGCTACCGATTGCGGTGCGTGAGCCGCGCGCGCTGCGCACCGAGCTGCGCGTGACGGTCAGAAAGATAACGATATGA